A region of Paraburkholderia sp. BL23I1N1 DNA encodes the following proteins:
- a CDS encoding porin yields the protein MQASTRLLFCGALCAVSGAAAAQSSVTLYGIVDTGIEYVSHANAAGKSVFRMPSVTGELPSRWGLHGNEDLGGGYSAVFTLESGFNVRAGDLGQGGRLFGRQAFVGIRSPYGTVSFGRQYTMTYLALMGADLIGPDIYGLGSLDAYVPNARADNSVSYVGTYAGVTLGANYSFGRDAAGTGNSPGQGTCTGSVAGHATECREWSVMLKYDAPLFGVAASYEEQRGGSTAAANFFDGVAPIPLTNAADKDIRTHVSAYGNIGKAKIGAGWLNRRVEPSAVTIASVRSNLFFVGASYFVTPAFIVDGEVYHITNSQHDTRAMMGTLRTTYLLSKRTAVYAQASYLANSAKARYSVSAGGGGTTPSAGTGQTGAMIGIRHSF from the coding sequence ATGCAAGCATCCACACGCCTTCTTTTTTGCGGCGCATTGTGCGCCGTCAGCGGCGCTGCAGCGGCGCAATCGAGCGTGACGCTCTACGGCATCGTCGACACCGGCATCGAATACGTCTCGCACGCGAACGCCGCGGGCAAGAGCGTTTTTCGCATGCCGTCCGTGACGGGCGAACTGCCTTCGCGTTGGGGCCTGCACGGCAATGAAGACCTAGGCGGCGGCTATAGCGCGGTATTCACGCTGGAAAGCGGCTTCAACGTGCGTGCCGGCGATCTCGGCCAGGGCGGCCGGCTTTTCGGACGCCAGGCGTTCGTTGGCATCAGGAGTCCGTACGGAACCGTCTCGTTCGGACGCCAGTACACCATGACGTATCTTGCGCTGATGGGTGCGGACCTGATTGGCCCGGACATCTACGGTCTGGGTTCGCTCGACGCCTACGTGCCGAACGCCCGCGCCGATAATTCGGTGAGTTACGTCGGCACCTATGCGGGTGTAACGTTGGGTGCGAACTATTCGTTCGGCCGCGACGCGGCGGGCACCGGCAACTCGCCGGGCCAGGGCACCTGTACCGGCTCGGTAGCCGGGCATGCAACGGAATGCCGCGAGTGGTCGGTGATGCTGAAGTACGATGCGCCGCTGTTCGGCGTCGCGGCTTCGTATGAAGAGCAGCGCGGCGGCAGTACCGCGGCCGCGAATTTCTTCGACGGGGTTGCGCCCATTCCCCTCACCAACGCCGCCGACAAAGACATCCGCACGCACGTCAGCGCCTACGGGAATATCGGCAAGGCAAAAATCGGCGCGGGCTGGCTCAATCGCCGTGTCGAACCCTCGGCCGTCACGATTGCAAGCGTGCGCTCGAATCTGTTCTTCGTCGGCGCCTCGTACTTCGTGACGCCGGCTTTCATCGTCGACGGCGAGGTCTATCACATCACCAATAGCCAGCACGACACGCGCGCCATGATGGGCACGCTACGCACCACCTATCTGTTGTCGAAGCGCACTGCCGTCTATGCGCAAGCGTCGTATCTCGCCAACAGCGCGAAGGCGCGCTACTCGGTCAGCGCCGGCGGCGGCGGCACGACGCCCAGCGCAGGCACCGGCCAGACTGGCGCGATGATCGGCATTCGTCATTCGTTCTAG
- the mhpT gene encoding 3-(3-hydroxy-phenyl)propionate transporter MhpT, with protein MCFSVALLEGLDLQSVGVAAPQMAREFDLSVGQMGLAFSAGTFGLLPGAMVGGRLADRIGRKRVLVISACLFGLLSIATALVSDFHTLVIVRVLTGIGLGGALPNLIALSSEAVEPRSRSTAVSVMYCGIPFGGVIAAVIGVLSAGDTGWRHIFYVGGAGPLVLVPLLLVFLADSKAFTNASRDGHAKPAPVGEILFGGTRGLSTVQIWVSYFCTLIVLYFLLNWLPSLMAASGLSRAQVGYVQIFFNIGGGIGALCIGMLMDRMRSGVVVAGMYLGIIASLAALSMAPGFGALATSAFFAGMFVIGGQSVLYALSAAFYPTAMRGTGVGAAVAVGRIGSVVGPLAAGQLLATGRSSSTVIGASIPVTLIAAAGALLLLRRPRADD; from the coding sequence TTGTGTTTTTCCGTCGCCCTGCTCGAAGGGCTGGACCTGCAGTCGGTCGGCGTCGCCGCACCGCAGATGGCACGCGAGTTCGACCTCTCGGTCGGGCAGATGGGGCTCGCGTTCAGCGCCGGGACCTTCGGCTTGCTGCCGGGCGCGATGGTCGGCGGACGGCTCGCCGACCGGATCGGACGCAAGCGCGTACTTGTGATTTCCGCCTGTCTGTTCGGCCTGCTGTCGATCGCGACCGCGCTGGTGAGCGACTTTCACACGTTGGTGATCGTACGCGTGCTCACAGGGATCGGCCTGGGTGGCGCACTCCCGAATCTGATTGCGTTATCGTCGGAAGCGGTCGAACCGCGCTCGCGCAGCACCGCGGTGAGTGTGATGTATTGCGGCATTCCGTTTGGCGGCGTGATCGCTGCGGTGATCGGCGTATTGAGCGCGGGCGACACCGGGTGGCGGCACATTTTCTACGTCGGCGGCGCGGGGCCGCTGGTGCTGGTGCCGCTGCTGCTCGTGTTTCTCGCGGATTCGAAGGCCTTCACCAATGCTTCGCGAGACGGTCATGCGAAGCCTGCGCCCGTCGGCGAGATCCTGTTCGGCGGCACACGTGGCCTCTCCACCGTGCAGATCTGGGTCAGCTATTTCTGCACGCTGATCGTCCTCTACTTCCTGCTCAACTGGTTGCCTTCGCTGATGGCGGCGAGCGGCCTGTCGCGCGCGCAAGTTGGCTACGTGCAGATCTTCTTCAACATCGGCGGCGGTATCGGCGCGTTGTGCATCGGCATGTTGATGGACCGGATGCGCTCGGGCGTCGTGGTGGCGGGCATGTATCTGGGGATCATCGCGTCGCTCGCGGCGCTCTCGATGGCGCCCGGTTTCGGCGCACTCGCAACCTCGGCCTTCTTCGCGGGGATGTTTGTGATCGGTGGGCAATCGGTGCTGTACGCACTTTCGGCGGCGTTTTATCCGACTGCCATGCGCGGCACCGGTGTGGGCGCGGCCGTGGCGGTGGGCCGCATCGGATCGGTGGTCGGACCGCTTGCCGCGGGTCAATTGCTGGCAACGGGCCGCAGTTCGTCAACGGTCATCGGGGCGAGCATTCCGGTCACGCTGATCGCCGCCGCGGGCGCGCTGCTGTTGCTGCGCCGCCCACGCGCCGACGACTGA
- a CDS encoding MarR family winged helix-turn-helix transcriptional regulator: MSKNQNAPVEPTATRTRRTNLRLAYVIGSLDRILRRRMTEALAPLGLTLAQFTALSVLDAKGQASNAQVAERSFITPQSANEVMNAMASRNWVSREPDPTHGRIVLLQLTDEGRAVLRECEQAVKAIEKQMMEGTGLEAAGMVQAHLETFVRNLRG; the protein is encoded by the coding sequence ATGAGCAAAAATCAAAATGCACCCGTCGAACCCACCGCCACGCGCACCCGCCGCACCAACCTGCGGCTCGCCTATGTGATCGGCAGTCTCGACCGCATCCTGCGGCGCCGCATGACCGAGGCGCTCGCGCCGCTCGGTTTGACGCTGGCGCAATTCACCGCGCTTTCGGTGCTCGATGCCAAGGGGCAGGCGTCCAATGCGCAAGTTGCCGAGCGCTCCTTCATCACGCCGCAATCGGCCAATGAAGTGATGAACGCCATGGCGAGCCGGAACTGGGTCAGCCGGGAGCCGGACCCGACGCACGGCCGCATCGTGCTGCTGCAACTGACCGACGAAGGGCGAGCCGTGCTGCGCGAATGCGAGCAGGCCGTCAAGGCGATCGAAAAGCAGATGATGGAAGGCACCGGGCTCGAAGCGGCCGGCATGGTACAGGCCCACCTCGAAACTTTCGTGCGCAACCTGCGCGGCTAA
- a CDS encoding p-hydroxycinnamoyl CoA hydratase/lyase — protein sequence MNYEGRWETVKVDVAEGIAWVTFNRPEKRNAMSPTLNKEMIEVLEAVELDAEARVLVLTGEGDAWTAGMDLKEYFREVDAGPEILQEKIRRDACRWQWQLLRMYAKPTIAMVNGWCFGGGFSPLVACDLAIAADEAVFGLSEINWGIPPGNLVSKAMADTVGHRQALYYIMTGETFTGQEAAQMGLVNRSVPRAELRDATRVLAGKLLQKNPVVLRAAKNGFKRCRELTWDQNEDYLYAKLDQAQLRDPEGGREQGLKQFLDEKAIKPGLQTYKR from the coding sequence ATGAATTACGAAGGTCGTTGGGAAACCGTCAAGGTCGATGTTGCAGAGGGAATTGCATGGGTCACGTTCAATCGTCCCGAGAAGCGCAACGCGATGAGCCCAACGCTGAACAAGGAAATGATCGAGGTTCTCGAGGCGGTCGAACTGGATGCCGAAGCCCGGGTTCTCGTGCTGACGGGCGAGGGCGATGCGTGGACCGCGGGCATGGACCTGAAGGAATATTTCCGTGAGGTCGACGCCGGCCCGGAAATCCTGCAGGAAAAGATTCGCCGCGACGCATGCCGCTGGCAATGGCAGTTGCTGCGCATGTACGCGAAGCCGACCATCGCGATGGTCAACGGCTGGTGTTTCGGCGGTGGCTTCTCGCCGCTGGTGGCATGCGATCTCGCGATTGCCGCTGATGAAGCGGTGTTCGGCCTCTCCGAAATCAACTGGGGCATTCCGCCGGGCAATCTGGTGAGCAAGGCCATGGCGGACACCGTCGGGCATCGTCAGGCGCTTTACTACATCATGACCGGTGAGACGTTCACGGGTCAGGAGGCGGCGCAAATGGGCCTCGTCAACAGAAGCGTGCCGCGTGCCGAACTGCGCGACGCCACGCGCGTGCTCGCAGGGAAGCTGCTGCAAAAGAATCCGGTCGTATTGCGCGCGGCCAAGAACGGCTTCAAGCGCTGCCGCGAACTCACGTGGGATCAGAACGAGGATTACCTGTACGCCAAGCTGGATCAGGCGCAACTGCGCGATCCCGAAGGCGGCCGCGAGCAGGGCCTGAAACAGTTCCTCGACGAGAAGGCGATCAAGCCGGGTCTGCAAACCTACAAGCGCTGA
- a CDS encoding aldehyde dehydrogenase, with the protein MHEVTLLIGGESRGASDGRTFERINPASGVAASRAAAATLADADAAVDAAARAFPAWSALAPTERRRRLLAAADLMDARTAQFIETGVAETGAMPNWYGFNVMLAANMLREAAAMTTQIDGDVIPSDVPGSLAMAVRQPCGVVLGMAPWNAPVILGTRAIAMPLACGNTVVLKASEGCPGVHRLIGRVLQEAGLGDGVVNVVTHSAEDAPAIVGRLIAHPAVRRVNFTGSTRVGRIVAQHAAQHLKPALLELGGRAPVVVLDDADLDAAVEGIAFGAFFNQGQICMSTERLIVDRKVADALVEKLAAKARTLKAGDPAAGDSVLGVLESVAAARRIKALVEDAHEKGAKLPIGCSVEGAVMQPAIVDGVTRGMLLYAEESFGPVVTVQRVDGDEEAIQVANDSEYGLSAAVFSRDISRALNVAKRIESGICHINGPTVHDEAQMPFGGVKKSGYGRFGSKASIAEFTDLRWITIQTGPRHYPI; encoded by the coding sequence ATGCATGAAGTGACATTGTTGATCGGCGGGGAGAGCCGTGGCGCATCGGACGGCCGAACCTTCGAGCGGATCAATCCCGCGAGCGGCGTGGCCGCCTCGCGTGCGGCTGCCGCCACGTTGGCCGATGCCGACGCGGCGGTCGACGCCGCGGCGCGCGCGTTCCCGGCATGGTCGGCGTTGGCGCCGACTGAACGGCGCAGACGGCTATTGGCCGCGGCGGATCTGATGGATGCCCGCACGGCGCAGTTCATCGAAACCGGCGTGGCCGAAACCGGCGCCATGCCGAACTGGTACGGCTTCAATGTGATGCTAGCCGCCAACATGCTGCGTGAAGCCGCCGCGATGACGACGCAAATCGACGGCGACGTGATTCCCTCAGACGTGCCGGGCAGTCTCGCCATGGCAGTACGCCAGCCGTGCGGTGTGGTGCTCGGCATGGCACCGTGGAATGCGCCGGTGATTCTCGGCACGCGGGCGATTGCCATGCCGCTTGCCTGTGGCAACACGGTCGTGCTGAAGGCTTCCGAAGGCTGCCCGGGCGTGCACCGGCTGATTGGCAGAGTGTTGCAGGAAGCCGGTCTTGGCGACGGTGTGGTGAACGTCGTCACGCATTCCGCTGAAGACGCGCCGGCAATTGTTGGGCGGTTGATTGCTCATCCGGCGGTGCGGCGTGTCAATTTCACCGGCTCGACGCGGGTTGGACGCATCGTCGCGCAACATGCCGCGCAGCATCTGAAACCGGCTTTGCTGGAGCTCGGCGGCAGGGCGCCCGTGGTGGTGCTCGACGACGCCGATCTGGACGCGGCGGTGGAGGGTATCGCGTTCGGCGCGTTCTTCAACCAGGGGCAGATTTGCATGTCGACGGAGCGGCTGATCGTCGACCGCAAGGTCGCCGATGCGCTGGTCGAAAAGCTCGCCGCCAAGGCACGGACCCTGAAGGCGGGCGATCCGGCCGCGGGCGATTCTGTGCTCGGCGTGCTCGAAAGCGTGGCGGCTGCACGGCGCATCAAGGCGCTGGTTGAAGACGCGCATGAGAAGGGCGCGAAGCTGCCAATCGGCTGCTCGGTTGAAGGCGCGGTGATGCAACCGGCGATTGTCGACGGTGTGACGCGCGGCATGTTGCTCTATGCCGAGGAGTCCTTCGGACCGGTGGTGACGGTGCAGCGTGTGGACGGTGACGAGGAAGCGATTCAGGTTGCCAACGATAGCGAATACGGTCTCTCCGCGGCGGTATTCAGCCGCGACATATCGCGCGCGTTGAATGTGGCGAAACGCATCGAATCGGGCATCTGCCATATCAACGGGCCGACCGTGCACGACGAAGCGCAGATGCCGTTCGGCGGCGTGAAGAAGAGCGGTTATGGGCGGTTTGGCAGCAAGGCGTCGATCGCCGAGTTCACGGACCTGCGCTGGATCACGATTCAAACCGGCCCGCGCCACTATCCGATCTGA
- a CDS encoding feruloyl-CoA synthase has protein sequence MHSEPRQTNTPSAHDEAPVHYRATTIGTPSLHAQRHGDTWYLRANEALGAYPQRLTDRLASGAREHPERWLAARRGSDGQWVGLSYAKALQCARAIGQALLARDLSVERPVAILSGNDLEHLQLALGAMWAGIPYAAISLAYSLASGDYGKLRHTIDLLTPGLVFVSGYDKFANAIDAVVPADVEIVAATGPREPQAARSVTSFGDLLDTPPGTVDSVHAAVSPDAIAKFLFTSGSTRLPKAVPTTHRMLCSNQQMLRETFPEFANEAPVLVDWLPWNHTFGGSHNAGIALYNGGTLYIDDGKPVNAKFQETLRNLREIAPTIYFNVPKGWEELAIALEQDAQLRETFFSRVKVYFFGGAGLSQAAWDRLERVTEKYCGERIRIMAGLGMTETAPSCFFTTGPVMRAGYVGSPAPGCEVKLAPVGGKLEARYRGPHVMAGYWRADSAELDHAFDEEGYFCSGDALCFVDVDRPELGLLFDGRIAEDFKLSSGTFVSVGPMRARVISEGAPYVQDVVVAGMNRDDVSVLVFPRLDDCRRLAGLPSSASAREVIEAPRVRAHFAALLEALNRSATGGATTIARIRLMDVAPSLDLGEVTDKGSINQRAVLTHRAALVEAMYDPARRDPAVIYPAACGAT, from the coding sequence TTGCATTCCGAGCCGAGACAAACGAACACCCCCAGCGCGCACGACGAGGCGCCGGTGCATTACCGCGCGACGACGATCGGCACACCCTCGTTGCACGCGCAACGGCACGGCGACACATGGTATTTGCGCGCTAACGAGGCACTCGGCGCGTACCCGCAACGGTTGACCGACCGGCTCGCGAGCGGCGCGCGCGAGCACCCGGAGCGATGGCTCGCGGCACGACGCGGCAGCGACGGTCAATGGGTCGGCCTGAGCTACGCGAAAGCACTGCAGTGTGCCCGCGCGATCGGACAGGCGCTGCTCGCGCGCGATCTTTCCGTTGAGCGTCCGGTGGCGATTCTCTCGGGCAACGATCTCGAACACCTGCAACTGGCACTCGGCGCAATGTGGGCCGGCATTCCCTATGCGGCGATTTCCCTGGCGTATTCGCTCGCTTCGGGCGACTACGGCAAGCTGCGCCACACGATCGATCTGCTGACGCCGGGCCTGGTCTTCGTAAGCGGCTACGATAAGTTCGCCAACGCGATCGATGCCGTGGTGCCGGCCGACGTCGAAATCGTTGCCGCAACGGGACCCAGGGAGCCGCAAGCGGCGCGCAGCGTGACGTCGTTCGGCGACCTGCTGGATACCCCGCCGGGCACGGTCGATTCCGTCCACGCGGCCGTGAGCCCGGACGCCATCGCCAAGTTCCTGTTCACGTCGGGCTCGACCCGCCTGCCCAAGGCCGTGCCGACCACGCACCGCATGCTGTGCAGCAACCAGCAGATGCTGCGCGAAACGTTTCCTGAGTTCGCGAACGAGGCGCCGGTGCTGGTCGACTGGTTGCCGTGGAACCACACCTTCGGCGGCAGCCATAACGCGGGCATTGCGCTGTACAACGGCGGCACGCTCTATATCGACGACGGCAAGCCGGTCAACGCCAAGTTTCAGGAAACCCTGCGCAACCTGCGCGAAATCGCGCCGACGATTTATTTCAACGTGCCGAAAGGCTGGGAAGAACTAGCGATCGCACTGGAGCAGGACGCCCAATTGCGTGAGACGTTTTTCTCGCGTGTGAAGGTGTATTTCTTCGGCGGTGCGGGACTCTCGCAAGCCGCGTGGGACCGGCTCGAACGCGTCACCGAGAAGTATTGTGGCGAGCGCATTCGCATCATGGCCGGACTCGGCATGACCGAGACCGCGCCGTCGTGCTTCTTCACCACGGGCCCGGTCATGCGCGCCGGCTATGTCGGCTCGCCGGCGCCTGGCTGCGAGGTCAAACTTGCGCCGGTTGGCGGCAAGCTCGAGGCGCGCTATCGTGGACCGCATGTGATGGCCGGCTACTGGCGCGCGGATTCCGCGGAGCTGGATCACGCCTTTGACGAAGAAGGTTACTTTTGCAGCGGCGACGCGTTGTGCTTTGTCGATGTCGACCGGCCGGAACTCGGGCTGCTGTTCGACGGCCGCATCGCAGAAGATTTCAAGCTGAGTTCGGGCACGTTCGTGAGTGTCGGCCCGATGCGGGCTCGCGTGATTTCCGAAGGCGCGCCGTATGTGCAGGACGTGGTTGTTGCCGGTATGAATCGCGACGATGTGAGTGTGCTGGTGTTTCCGCGGCTCGACGATTGCCGGCGGCTCGCGGGTTTGCCTTCGTCGGCAAGCGCGCGGGAGGTGATCGAAGCGCCTCGTGTGAGGGCGCATTTTGCGGCGCTATTGGAGGCGCTCAATCGCAGTGCGACCGGCGGCGCGACCACAATCGCCCGTATCCGGCTCATGGACGTCGCGCCTTCGCTCGATCTCGGCGAGGTCACCGACAAAGGTTCGATCAATCAGCGCGCGGTGCTAACGCATCGGGCCGCGCTCGTCGAAGCGATGTACGACCCGGCGCGGCGCGATCCTGCTGTGATTTACCCGGCTGCTTGCGGCGCGACTTGA
- a CDS encoding phytoene/squalene synthase family protein produces the protein MPNPTRAFLLGPLLKGVSRSFYLTLRVLPAGMRDPIGLAYLLARAADTIADTSLISPEQRLALLLSLRDQVNGAPDDGALFQRMAAEVAGQQVQSDEKVLLESLGPALEVLSQLSESDRKAVREIVSTLTEGMEFDLRTFPDERSGQIAALREYEELDRYTYLVAGCVGEFWTTMTYAHMPGTLKERPEIMARRGVRFGKALQMTNVLRDCGKDLRIGRCYLPQTMLDQYGLSAQDLLQPVNSVRARPLMVELVRKALDHFREALDYTLAIPAFSVRLRLACLWPILIGLDTLLLLVDNDAWLDPAKVSKVRRNQVYRIIGSSLLLVPSNGLVRASVEKRIRQIEARL, from the coding sequence ATGCCGAATCCGACCCGGGCCTTTCTTCTCGGCCCGCTCCTGAAAGGCGTTTCACGCTCTTTTTATCTCACCCTGCGCGTGCTGCCCGCCGGGATGCGCGATCCAATCGGCCTCGCGTACCTGCTGGCGCGCGCGGCCGACACGATCGCGGATACCTCGCTGATCTCGCCCGAGCAACGCCTTGCGTTGCTGCTGTCGCTGCGCGACCAGGTCAACGGCGCCCCGGACGATGGCGCGCTGTTCCAGCGGATGGCTGCCGAAGTGGCAGGCCAACAGGTCCAGTCCGACGAAAAGGTCTTGCTGGAATCGCTCGGCCCCGCGCTTGAGGTGCTATCGCAACTGAGCGAGTCGGACCGGAAAGCCGTACGCGAGATCGTGTCGACGCTGACCGAGGGCATGGAATTCGACCTTCGCACCTTCCCTGACGAACGTTCCGGCCAGATCGCCGCGTTGCGCGAGTACGAGGAACTCGACCGCTATACCTACCTGGTGGCGGGTTGCGTCGGCGAATTCTGGACCACCATGACCTACGCACACATGCCGGGCACTCTGAAGGAGCGGCCCGAGATCATGGCGCGCCGCGGCGTGCGTTTCGGCAAAGCGCTGCAGATGACCAACGTGCTGCGCGATTGCGGCAAGGATTTGCGGATCGGCCGCTGTTACCTTCCGCAGACGATGCTCGATCAATACGGCCTCAGTGCGCAAGATCTTTTGCAGCCGGTCAACTCCGTTCGCGCGCGGCCTCTGATGGTCGAACTCGTGCGCAAGGCGCTGGATCATTTCCGTGAGGCACTGGACTACACGCTGGCGATTCCCGCGTTCTCGGTGCGTTTGCGTCTCGCGTGTTTGTGGCCGATCCTGATCGGCCTGGATACGCTGCTGTTGCTGGTCGATAATGATGCCTGGCTCGACCCGGCCAAAGTCTCGAAGGTCCGGCGCAATCAGGTGTATCGGATCATTGGGTCTTCACTGCTGCTGGTGCCTTCGAATGGCCTCGTGCGGGCATCGGTTGAAAAGCGGATCAGGCAAATCGAAGCTCGACTTTGA
- a CDS encoding DUF4148 domain-containing protein: MKSLIQAVVIAAVLAAPVASFAQSNQPATRAQVRAELIQLEKAGYQPARSDPYYPADIQAAQSRVAAQNGTAQVAESGYGSAVSGSSQSGRPVPANGPKSVYFGN; the protein is encoded by the coding sequence ATGAAATCGCTCATTCAAGCTGTTGTTATCGCTGCTGTGCTGGCCGCTCCTGTTGCCTCGTTTGCGCAGTCCAACCAGCCCGCGACCCGCGCTCAGGTGCGTGCAGAACTGATTCAACTCGAAAAGGCCGGCTACCAGCCGGCCCGTTCCGACCCGTACTACCCGGCTGACATTCAGGCTGCACAGAGCCGTGTCGCCGCGCAAAACGGTACCGCACAAGTTGCGGAAAGCGGTTACGGCAGTGCGGTGAGCGGCTCGTCGCAGTCGGGCCGCCCGGTTCCGGCGAACGGTCCGAAGTCGGTGTATTTCGGCAACTAA
- a CDS encoding alkaline phosphatase family protein: MSDVHDGEAAASETNASNTATAANEPKDRIEHVVLLLMENHSFDQMLGCLDTVHAGLDGIRNAASKSNDDGQGHTFLPKATQERQMQHDPDHGHKAVLAQIAGNNSGFVRSFVSDYPKSTLAARQDIMGYYPHGFLPALHALGEQFTVCDKWFSSLPGPTWPNRYFALTGTSMGEVEMPVGLDALNPRWYTEQNQDTIFDRLNDGEKTWKIYFYDFPASLLLKNQRHEKNLVNYRRFDTFFDDAAGPANEFPAFVLIEPKYFGEAQNDDHPPHNIMKAEKLIADTYNALRSNQALWETTLLVILYDEHGGFFDHVPPPSNAVAPDEHTDNFPFTQLGVRVPAILVSPWCDAGVCHTQFDHCSLLKYLCDKWKLGPLGNRTQAAASIGVAIRSTGLARTDTVPFIRVTNQSLIAEHVELERKSSNSNQHGLHHFADHLHEELDKLTADLVDSASQPALTETGWVRLKSALGSAMMRFGQWLSQDFYQARDDREARTGQAFTRLMQSAQVPATTPKDGAPVAAPRS; the protein is encoded by the coding sequence ATGAGTGACGTCCACGACGGCGAAGCGGCAGCAAGCGAGACAAACGCGTCAAATACGGCAACGGCGGCGAACGAGCCGAAGGACCGGATCGAACATGTCGTCCTGCTGTTGATGGAAAATCATTCCTTCGATCAGATGCTCGGCTGTCTCGACACGGTGCACGCCGGTCTGGATGGCATACGCAACGCCGCGTCGAAATCTAACGACGACGGCCAGGGCCACACATTTCTCCCCAAGGCAACGCAAGAACGGCAGATGCAGCACGATCCGGATCACGGCCACAAGGCTGTGCTGGCCCAGATCGCGGGAAACAACAGCGGCTTCGTTCGATCATTCGTGAGCGACTACCCGAAGAGCACCCTCGCCGCCCGGCAAGACATCATGGGCTATTACCCGCACGGGTTTCTGCCGGCGTTACACGCGCTGGGCGAGCAGTTCACCGTGTGCGACAAGTGGTTTTCATCCTTGCCCGGCCCAACCTGGCCGAACCGTTATTTCGCGTTGACAGGTACGTCGATGGGCGAGGTGGAGATGCCTGTGGGACTCGACGCCCTGAATCCACGGTGGTACACCGAGCAAAACCAGGACACGATTTTCGACCGTTTGAATGACGGCGAGAAAACGTGGAAGATTTACTTCTACGATTTTCCAGCATCGCTGCTGCTAAAAAACCAGCGGCACGAAAAGAACCTCGTCAATTACCGGCGGTTCGACACGTTCTTCGACGATGCAGCCGGCCCCGCAAACGAGTTTCCGGCGTTCGTTCTCATCGAACCGAAATACTTCGGCGAAGCACAGAACGACGATCATCCGCCGCACAACATCATGAAGGCGGAGAAGCTGATCGCCGACACCTACAACGCGCTGCGTTCCAACCAGGCATTGTGGGAGACCACACTGTTAGTCATCCTGTACGATGAACACGGCGGTTTCTTCGACCATGTGCCTCCGCCGTCGAACGCCGTAGCGCCCGACGAACACACGGACAATTTCCCCTTCACGCAACTCGGCGTGCGTGTCCCCGCGATTCTCGTCTCTCCATGGTGCGATGCCGGCGTGTGTCATACGCAATTCGATCATTGCAGCCTGCTGAAATATCTCTGTGACAAGTGGAAGCTCGGGCCACTCGGCAATCGTACTCAGGCCGCGGCAAGCATCGGAGTGGCGATCCGCTCGACGGGCCTTGCCCGGACCGATACGGTGCCTTTTATCCGCGTGACCAATCAATCGCTGATTGCGGAGCACGTAGAGCTGGAAAGGAAGTCGTCGAACAGCAATCAGCATGGACTCCATCATTTCGCCGACCACTTGCACGAAGAACTGGACAAATTGACCGCGGACCTGGTGGATTCGGCATCGCAGCCCGCGCTTACGGAAACAGGATGGGTTAGGTTAAAAAGCGCGCTGGGCTCGGCGATGATGCGTTTCGGGCAGTGGCTCAGCCAGGACTTCTATCAAGCCCGGGATGATCGTGAAGCGCGCACCGGCCAGGCGTTCACCCGGCTCATGCAGTCCGCCCAAGTCCCCGCGACGACACCGAAAGACGGCGCACCGGTCGCGGCACCGCGTTCGTAG